The genomic segment ACCGCCCTTACAACGGTACCCTTCTCTATGGGAGAGTTAGGGATAGCGTCCTTAACGGTAGCCACGATGATATCCCCTACTCTCCCATATTTAGCATTGCCTTTAAGGACCCTGATACACTCAACTACTTTAGCGCCAGTATTATCTGCAACTGTGAGACGAGTGTATGGTCTAATCATTTCTACTCTCTCCTTTTAATAATTCTAACCAATCTCCAGCGCTTCGTCTTGGAGAGGGGTCTCGTTTCCATAATCTCTACGATATCCCCTTCCTTAGCCTCGTTGAACTCGTCATGCGCCTTGAATTTTGTTGTCTTCTTTATAACCTTAGGATATAGAGGATGGCGGACAAGCCTCGTCACAGCGACAACGATGGTCTTGTCCATCTTATCGCTCACTACCTCGCCTCTGAAAACCTTCCTCTTTCCTCTCGCTTTACCTATTATAGTGCTCATAGTTTTATCCCCCTTTCCCTTAAGATTGTGAGTATACGAGCTATTTCCTTTCTAACCATCTTCATCCTTTTGGGATTCGCAAGCTGTTTTGTCTCCCTCTGGATACGAAGGTTAAATAGCTCCTGTTTCAGCTCGGAGTAAAGCTGTAGAAGCTCTTCGTTTGTTTTTTCCCTTAATTCCGCCGCTTTCATTTCGTAGCGACCTCCTCTTTTTCTTCCTTTTTTTCTTCACTCTTTTCCTGTTGCCCCTTCTCTACTATTTGCACTTTGAAAGGGAGCTTATAAGAGGCAAGCCGCAGAGCCTCCAAAGCAGTTTCCCTATCTACACCCCCGACCTCAAGTATTATCCTCCCTCTTTTTACAGCTGCCACCCATTCATCCGGAGACCCTTTACCTCCTCCCATCCTCGTTTCCGCTGGCTTTTTCGTCACCACCCTATCGGGGAAAACACGGAGGTATACCTTTCCTCCCTTTTGTAGATACCGGCTGATGGCCACACGCGCAGCCTCTAAGGCTCTTGCTGAAAGCCATCCCGTTTCAAGTGAACGCAAGCCATACTCTCCAAAAGCAAGAGTAGTGCCTTTGGTTGCCTTGCCTTTGAGCCAGCCAAGATGTGGTTTTCTATATTTCGTCCGCTTCGGCTGCAGGGGCATACTCTATCTCCTCCCTTTCCTCAGGTTGTCCCTTTCTATAAATCCAAACTTGAACACCAATTGTTCC from the bacterium genome contains:
- the rpmC gene encoding 50S ribosomal protein L29, encoding MKAAELREKTNEELLQLYSELKQELFNLRIQRETKQLANPKRMKMVRKEIARILTILRERGIKL
- the rpsQ gene encoding 30S ribosomal protein S17 → MSTIIGKARGKRKVFRGEVVSDKMDKTIVVAVTRLVRHPLYPKVIKKTTKFKAHDEFNEAKEGDIVEIMETRPLSKTKRWRLVRIIKRRE
- the rplP gene encoding 50S ribosomal protein L16 — protein: MPLQPKRTKYRKPHLGWLKGKATKGTTLAFGEYGLRSLETGWLSARALEAARVAISRYLQKGGKVYLRVFPDRVVTKKPAETRMGGGKGSPDEWVAAVKRGRIILEVGGVDRETALEALRLASYKLPFKVQIVEKGQQEKSEEKKEEKEEVATK